In Juglans regia cultivar Chandler chromosome 13, Walnut 2.0, whole genome shotgun sequence, the following proteins share a genomic window:
- the LOC109019496 gene encoding TLC domain-containing protein At5g14285-like yields the protein METLLNLFSPTFPTFFLMFVFLYLFVFFVILRNWGPKHRPDASSCLLSLSHGTPAVIMAIHALRNAPTPRSFASPNVAFQNTVLEFSIAYFLMDLIHYLVFFPNDILFISHHLATLYVFVTCRFVVRHGALAIIVLLVLAEVTSACQNVWSIARLKKADVPAAAKLYEFLSPPFYVFYSVVRGILGTVVVYKMGAFYASGAADNAIPRWAWISWMVVIVSAILISLLWILNKWIYWYKEKSLQAQKKVR from the coding sequence ATGGAGACTCTGCTCAATCTTTTCAGCCCAACCTTCCCTACATTCTTCCTCATGTTTGTCTTTCTAtatctctttgttttctttgtaattCTTCGCAACTGGGGTCCAAAGCATCGACCGGACGCTTCAAGCTGTCTCCTCTCTCTTAGCCATGGCACTCCTGCTGTTATCATGGCCATCCACGCACTAAGAAACGCCCCGACGCCGCGTAGTTTTGCTTCTCCGAACGTTGCTTTCCAAAACACTGTCTTGGAATTCAGCATAGCTTACTTCTTGATGGACCTCATCCACTACCTGGTATTCTTCCCTAACGACATCTTATTCATCAGTCACCATTTAGCCACGCTATACGTGTTTGTGACCTGTCGTTTTGTGGTTCGTCATGGGGCCTTGGCGATTATCGTGCTTCTTGTTCTGGCTGAGGTTACCAGTGCTTGTCAGAACGTGTGGAGCATTGCTAGGTTGAAAAAAGCTGATGTTCCTGCGGCTGCAAAATTGTACGAATTTCTGTCTCCTCCTTTCTATGTTTTCTATTCTGTTGTTAGAGGGATTTTGGGGACGGTGGTGGTGTATAAGATGGGGGCGTTTTACGCAAGTGGGGCAGCTGATAATGCTATTCCGAGGTGGGCATGGATTTCCTGGATGGTTGTGATTGTTTCTGCAATCTTGATTAGCTTATTATggattttgaataaatggatataTTGGTATAAAGAAAAAAGTCTCCAAGCCCAGAAGAAAGTCAGGTAA
- the LOC109019476 gene encoding lysine histidine transporter 2-like, translating into MAQNGSQNDAAKQKEIDDWLPITSSRNAKWWYSAFHNITAMVGAGVLSLPYAMSQLGWGPGVTILILSWVITLYTLWQMVEMHEMVPGKRFDRYHELGQYAFGEKLGLWIVVPQQLIVEVGVNIVYMVTGGRSLKKFHDSVCPDCKEIKTSYFIMIFASVHFVLSHLPNFNSISIVSLAAAVMSLSYSTIAWAASAGKGVKPDVDYSYTAKTTSDATFNFFNALGDVAFAYAGHNVVLEIQATIPSTPEKPSKGPMWKGVLVAYIVVAICYFPVALIGYWIFGNSVDDNILLTLEKPSWLIAMANMFVVVHVIGSYQIYAMPVFDMLETLLVKKLNFQPSFILRFVTRTSYVAFTMIVAIAVPFFGGLLGFFGGFAFAPTTYFLPCIMWLAIYKPKKFSLSWITNWICIVLGVMLMVLSPIGGLRSIILSAKNYRFFS; encoded by the exons ATGGCGCAGAATGGGTCACAGAACGATGCAGCCAAGCAGAAGGAAATCGACGATTGGCTTCCGATCACTTCTTCTCGGAACGCCAAATGGTGGTACTCGGCTTTCCACAATATCACCGCCATGGTTGGTGCCGGTGTCCTCAGCCTGCCTTATGCCATGTCACAACTTGGATG gggTCCTGGTGTAACCATTCTTATATTGTCATGGGTGATCACCTTATACACTCTATGGCAAATGGTTGAGATGCACGAAATGGTACCCGGGAAGCGATTCGATAGGTACCATGAGCTTGGCCAGTATGCATTTGGTGAAAAGCTGGGACTTTGGATTGTGGTGCCCCAACAGCTGATCGTTGAAGTTGGTGTGAACATTGTCTACATGGTCACTGGAGGGAGATCTCTGAAGAAGTTCCACGACTCGGTTTGCCCTGATTGCAAGGAAATCAAGACTTCCTACTTCATCATGATTTTCGCTTCAGTGCACTTTGTTCTCTCTCATCTCCCAAACTTCAACTCTATTTCCATCGTGTCACTGGCCGCGGCGGTCATGTCCTTAAG TTACTCAACCATTGCTTGGGCAGCTTCTGCTGGGAAGGGAGTTAAACCAGATGTGGACTATAGTTACACAGCTAAAACCACATCTGATGCTACCTTCAATTTCTTTAACGCATTGGGTGATGTGGCATTTGCCTATGCTGGCCACAATGTGGTTTTGGAGATCCAAGCAACAATCCCTTCAACTCCAGAAAAGCCTTCCAAGGGACCCATGTGGAAAGGAGTGTTGGTTGCATACATCGTTGTGGCCATTTGCTACTTCCCTGTTGCTCTGATTGGGTACTGGATTTTTGGGAACAGCGTCGATGACAACATCCTCCTCACCCTGGAGAAGCCCTCATGGCTTATTGCTATGGCTAACATGTTTGTTGTTGTTCATGTCATTGGAAGTTACCAG ATCTACGCGATGCCGGTGTTCGATATGTTGGAAACTTTGCTGGTGAAGAAACTGAACTTCCAACCTTCTTTCATTCTTCGCTTTGTTACTCGGACCTCATATGTTG CGTTTACCATGATCGTAGCCATAGCAGTCCCCTTCTTTGGGGGCCTCCTTGGCTTCTTTGGCGGATTCGCTTTTGCCCCGACCACATACTTC CTCCCCTGCATCATGTGGCTCGCCATCTATAAACCCAAAAAGTTCAGCTTATCTTGGATCACAAACTGG ATCTGCATTGTGCTAGGTGTTATGTTGATGGTCCTATCACCCATTGGTGGGCTAAGGTCGATCATCCTTTCAGCCAAGAACTACAGGTTCTTCTCGTGA